Proteins co-encoded in one endosymbiont 'TC1' of Trimyema compressum genomic window:
- a CDS encoding cysteine-rich small domain-containing protein, which translates to MLKTIFTILEEKKHYLETLIRINKVLTKEFPNLVESNFFFKRQNEIIKAVSFERKKQLEVDSLTFLVKKIGEWTIGKEIAFTEYERKALEQVAHLISENIYFEEWEYSYKFCQNKGCKYFPCHKVKNENKFSCLFCYCPLYRLENCGGNYSLLENDVKNCIKCTLPHAEKNYDYIMKKLSLNT; encoded by the coding sequence ATGCTAAAAACAATTTTCACAATACTAGAAGAAAAAAAGCACTATTTAGAAACCCTTATTAGAATTAATAAAGTATTAACAAAAGAATTTCCAAATCTAGTTGAATCAAATTTCTTTTTTAAAAGACAAAATGAAATAATTAAGGCTGTTTCATTTGAAAGAAAAAAACAACTGGAAGTTGATAGTCTAACTTTTCTTGTAAAAAAAATTGGTGAGTGGACCATTGGTAAAGAAATTGCCTTTACTGAATATGAAAGAAAAGCTCTTGAACAAGTGGCTCATTTAATATCAGAAAACATCTATTTTGAGGAATGGGAATACAGCTATAAATTTTGTCAAAATAAAGGATGTAAGTATTTTCCCTGTCATAAAGTAAAGAATGAAAATAAATTCAGTTGTCTTTTTTGTTATTGCCCTCTCTATCGTCTAGAAAATTGTGGCGGTAATTATTCGCTCCTGGAAAATGATGTTAAAAATTGTATCAAATGCACTCTGCCTCATGCAGAAAAAAATTATGATTATATTATGAAAAAATTATCTTTAAATACTTAA
- a CDS encoding PH domain-containing protein, which yields MLDKLMGKASISSTSAYDVERLFCDDEILINVFKFMRDEIVITTRGIYNIDAQGLTGKRIEYKFFLVKALHYISMETAGIFDRDFDIKIGLNGNTVVTEHTSYSAPISIKVHKNETEAGFELYKTIKAML from the coding sequence ATGTTAGATAAACTTATGGGAAAAGCTTCAATATCTAGTACTTCAGCATATGATGTAGAACGCTTATTTTGTGATGACGAAATCTTAATCAATGTATTTAAGTTTATGAGAGATGAAATTGTTATTACAACAAGAGGAATTTACAATATTGATGCTCAGGGATTAACGGGAAAAAGAATAGAATACAAGTTTTTCCTTGTCAAAGCACTACACTATATATCCATGGAAACTGCCGGAATCTTTGATCGTGATTTCGACATAAAAATCGGCCTAAATGGAAATACCGTTGTAACGGAACATACATCTTATTCTGCACCTATTTCTATTAAAGTTCATAAAAATGAAACTGAAGCAGGTTTTGAATTATACAAGACAATTAAAGCAATGCTCTAA
- a CDS encoding FtsX-like permease family protein — protein MRVTLPSNIIVSKAYWEKQGHSFNVNSLLLGIESNKNQYTTLDDFKELISKNSQIEAMKDTFASADAVVYILILGAIVLGTTVIYNLGLLNYSEMMRDYATLKVLGFYPGEIRLLSFKENSFLYVIGWLLVIPAGQGFLKIYMGVLSNDSMIFFLNLNLQAILLLQ, from the coding sequence ATGCGGGTGACTTTACCAAGTAATATAATTGTAAGTAAAGCTTATTGGGAAAAACAGGGTCATTCATTTAATGTTAATAGTTTGCTTTTAGGGATTGAAAGTAACAAGAATCAGTATACTACTTTAGACGATTTTAAAGAGCTTATTTCTAAGAATTCACAAATAGAGGCTATGAAGGATACTTTTGCTAGTGCTGATGCCGTTGTTTATATTCTTATTTTAGGGGCTATTGTATTAGGCACAACAGTAATTTATAATTTAGGACTTTTAAATTATTCTGAAATGATGAGGGATTATGCCACCTTAAAAGTACTGGGCTTTTATCCAGGAGAAATCCGTTTGCTATCCTTTAAAGAAAACAGTTTTCTTTATGTAATCGGTTGGCTTCTAGTTATTCCAGCTGGGCAAGGATTTTTAAAAATTTATATGGGTGTTTTATCAAATGATTCTATGATTTTTTTCCTAAACTTAAACCTTCAAGCTATCTTATTGCTTCAGTAA
- a CDS encoding FtsX-like permease family protein produces MNVTLGYSDFKIRIHYLFYGFWLGVFGGVLGIVLGYFIIPPVLIPILSSVFSLQSWSHSITSGSFIAVLVIVLTCCLAILFSVGKKIRRMPAQILKGDLLKKSKHSIFEKLKPLWKNYLLKIKVLLGMLAEIKSGQLWALLVS; encoded by the coding sequence ATTAATGTCACACTTGGCTATAGTGACTTTAAAATTAGGATTCATTATTTATTCTATGGTTTTTGGCTAGGTGTTTTTGGAGGGGTTTTAGGTATTGTTCTTGGTTACTTCATAATACCGCCTGTATTAATTCCTATTCTCAGCAGTGTATTTAGTCTCCAGTCATGGAGCCATTCCATAACTTCAGGTAGTTTTATTGCTGTGCTAGTGATTGTCTTAACTTGTTGTCTGGCTATTTTGTTTTCTGTTGGTAAGAAAATAAGGAGAATGCCAGCGCAAATATTGAAAGGGGATTTACTGAAGAAAAGCAAGCATAGTATTTTTGAGAAATTAAAGCCTCTTTGGAAAAACTATCTTTTGAAAATAAAAGTATTATTAGGAATGTTGGCAGAAATAAAATCAGGTCAATTATGGGCATTATTGGTGTCCTAG
- a CDS encoding TetR/AcrR family transcriptional regulator — MVRISKAPEERRREIILTARKLFFEKGYNNTSIKDIVGALGVAQGLFYYYFKSKEEVFKATMEEYADEYIYRIEKVLFNDAWKLPKRIILAFHEFLELENQGKDAFLATIHDSEHQELHDKISLHVVEALTNPAIEILKIEVLETRLQIENIETTARYLLYGIFGVIHQEISINEIEENVPSLIKLIAETLGMSKEQFMEEAYA, encoded by the coding sequence ATGGTGAGAATTAGTAAAGCGCCTGAGGAAAGAAGGCGGGAAATTATTTTGACTGCAAGAAAACTGTTTTTTGAGAAAGGCTATAATAATACATCTATAAAAGATATAGTTGGAGCATTAGGTGTAGCACAAGGTCTTTTTTATTATTATTTTAAATCAAAAGAAGAAGTATTTAAAGCAACTATGGAAGAGTATGCTGATGAATATATTTATAGAATTGAAAAAGTTTTATTTAATGATGCATGGAAACTTCCTAAGAGAATTATATTAGCTTTTCATGAATTTTTAGAATTAGAAAATCAGGGTAAGGATGCTTTTTTAGCAACAATTCATGATTCAGAACATCAAGAACTTCATGATAAAATTTCTCTTCATGTTGTAGAAGCATTAACTAACCCTGCTATAGAAATTTTAAAAATAGAGGTGTTAGAAACAAGATTACAGATAGAAAACATAGAGACTACAGCTCGTTATTTATTATATGGTATTTTTGGAGTAATTCATCAGGAGATTTCTATTAATGAAATAGAGGAAAATGTTCCGAGTCTCATTAAGTTAATAGCAGAGACATTAGGTATGTCTAAAGAACAATTTATGGAGGAAGCCTATGCATAA
- a CDS encoding pirin family protein encodes MRVLSNVTTEDFDPFLMLDAFDSTHHEEYEKGFPWHPHRGIETVTYLIEGEMTHGDSLGNEGLIKSGEYQWMTAGNGIIHQEYPQPTKRMLGSQLWINLPQKYKMVEPNYHAITATNIPVIEEKGSIVRVLAGNYEHVKAPLTGQYVETTYLDVTLDKK; translated from the coding sequence GTGAGAGTTTTATCCAATGTGACTACAGAAGATTTTGATCCCTTTTTAATGTTAGATGCTTTTGATTCTACTCATCATGAAGAATATGAAAAAGGCTTTCCTTGGCACCCTCATAGAGGAATTGAAACAGTTACCTATTTAATTGAAGGCGAAATGACTCATGGAGATAGTTTAGGCAATGAAGGTCTCATTAAAAGCGGTGAATATCAATGGATGACAGCTGGTAATGGTATTATTCATCAAGAATATCCTCAACCAACGAAAAGAATGCTAGGGTCTCAGCTCTGGATTAATCTACCACAAAAATATAAGATGGTAGAGCCTAACTATCACGCTATCACAGCTACCAATATTCCAGTTATTGAAGAAAAAGGTTCAATCGTCAGAGTGCTTGCAGGAAACTATGAACATGTAAAAGCACCACTGACAGGACAGTATGTTGAAACCACTTATTTAGATGTAACATTAGATAAAAAATAG
- a CDS encoding pirin-like C-terminal cupin domain-containing protein — protein sequence MFEGNGYFEENNEGYIENKRAVLFNPGDYIEIKAGNEGMRFILLEGKPLNEPIAWGTYCNEY from the coding sequence ATTTTTGAAGGCAATGGCTATTTTGAAGAAAATAATGAAGGCTATATAGAAAATAAAAGAGCCGTTCTCTTTAATCCTGGTGACTATATTGAAATAAAAGCTGGTAACGAGGGAATGCGTTTTATACTATTAGAAGGTAAACCACTAAATGAGCCCATTGCCTGGGGGACCTATTGTAATGAATACTAA
- a CDS encoding carboxymuconolactone decarboxylase family protein → MIQDLDKTNTLNKKTRELIYVSLLAALGLETGLPHHVQQLKNAKGTEDELISAILMGLPVAGKIVTTSLGIALDAYRK, encoded by the coding sequence ATGATTCAAGATTTAGATAAAACAAACACCCTTAATAAGAAAACAAGAGAATTAATCTATGTTTCTCTTTTAGCAGCACTAGGTTTAGAAACTGGACTTCCACACCATGTTCAGCAACTCAAAAATGCTAAGGGTACTGAAGATGAACTCATCAGTGCTATATTAATGGGATTACCTGTGGCAGGCAAAATAGTTACTACATCACTGGGTATTGCTTTAGATGCTTATAGAAAGTAG
- a CDS encoding alpha/beta hydrolase gives MMNKELKTLKSSNGTSIISGIVYWPTNEAKALIQISHGMVERIGRYNEFMNFLVKEGYVICGHDHIGHGKSVGPDETFGFFKTENGDQALVNDLYNFGQLIKKDFPNIPHILIGHSMGSFIARVCVTTYKEAYDGFIISGTGEPTAVANIGITLASLAAKVGGEKTFSKARPNCFRPV, from the coding sequence ATGATGAATAAAGAACTAAAGACACTCAAAAGCAGTAATGGAACTAGTATAATTTCAGGTATTGTATATTGGCCAACAAATGAAGCTAAAGCTTTAATTCAAATTAGCCATGGCATGGTAGAGCGCATTGGCCGTTATAATGAATTCATGAATTTCCTTGTAAAAGAAGGATATGTAATCTGCGGTCATGACCATATCGGACACGGAAAGTCCGTAGGGCCTGACGAAACATTTGGATTTTTCAAAACTGAAAATGGCGATCAAGCTTTAGTTAACGACCTTTATAATTTTGGACAACTAATAAAAAAGGATTTTCCTAATATTCCTCATATTCTAATTGGACACTCTATGGGGTCCTTTATTGCCAGAGTCTGTGTAACAACCTATAAAGAAGCGTATGATGGTTTCATAATTAGTGGAACAGGAGAACCAACAGCAGTTGCCAATATTGGCATTACACTTGCATCCTTAGCTGCAAAAGTAGGTGGCGAAAAAACATTCTCAAAAGCTAGACCAAATTGTTTTAGGCCAGTTTAA
- a CDS encoding GNAT family N-acetyltransferase: MFQNKFNKKCLLRLSKKSVYAVLLKDGTNVVGYVTYTEIEEYDGIHICYLAIEPKFRSKGYGSKMIELFRKHILNKSLLLEVEDPKYAKDAVDFKIRTKRISFYEKCNFTLVENVFLNIYNYRLLLMKDPNFFINSYKHVIKKPMLKPLDPGSLL, from the coding sequence ATTTTCCAAAACAAGTTTAACAAAAAATGTTTATTAAGGCTATCCAAAAAAAGTGTTTATGCTGTTCTATTAAAAGATGGAACCAATGTAGTTGGCTATGTAACCTATACAGAAATTGAAGAATATGATGGCATCCATATATGCTATTTAGCAATTGAACCAAAGTTTCGTTCAAAAGGATATGGTAGTAAAATGATTGAACTTTTTAGAAAACACATATTAAACAAGTCACTGCTCCTTGAAGTAGAAGACCCCAAATATGCAAAAGATGCTGTTGATTTTAAAATTCGCACAAAACGCATTTCTTTTTACGAAAAGTGTAATTTTACATTAGTCGAAAATGTTTTTCTAAATATTTACAATTATCGCCTTCTATTAATGAAAGATCCTAATTTTTTTATTAACTCATACAAACATGTAATAAAAAAACCTATGCTAAAACCCTTGGATCCTGGTTCTTTACTTTAG
- a CDS encoding DUF4180 domain-containing protein encodes MTITTDIRGNSKVAIVNDLNVIIENVQEALDLMATVNYQYGCHKILIHKEALTEEFFDLKTGLAGEILQKYTNYGIKIAIIGDFSIYNNKSLKDFMYESNKGNNVFFLENEDKALETLHSK; translated from the coding sequence ATGACTATTACAACGGATATTAGAGGTAATTCAAAAGTAGCAATTGTAAATGATTTAAATGTAATTATTGAAAATGTACAAGAAGCTCTAGACTTAATGGCTACTGTTAACTATCAATATGGTTGCCATAAAATTTTAATTCACAAAGAAGCTTTAACAGAAGAATTTTTTGATTTGAAAACAGGTCTTGCTGGAGAAATTCTTCAAAAATATACTAACTATGGTATAAAAATTGCTATTATTGGTGATTTTTCTATCTACAATAATAAAAGCCTTAAAGACTTTATGTATGAGTCTAATAAAGGGAACAATGTTTTCTTTTTAGAAAATGAAGATAAAGCCCTTGAGACACTACATAGTAAGTAA
- a CDS encoding MerR family transcriptional regulator has translation MKIIFKIGEFSKLTLVSIRMLRYYDEVDLLKPTTINEESGYRLYDIEAIPKLKKIIFLRYLNFMTAEIKEALKDWSDNALIKLLKNKESEIETNIAIEAAKLEKINKAFLDIGEAFMDVHQNVTIKGLESQNVIVLRGILETPDTESILWQQLFDFIIKENIKLPKNYRNIAIFHDLEHKEQDVDVEVCIEVEKLNINQGPIIFRATEPLKTVASMMIYGPFSYNIKKGYFKLAEWLSAHPYYEILGASRQVLHKGPGNEENPENYMT, from the coding sequence GTGAAGATTATATTTAAAATTGGTGAATTTTCAAAATTAACATTAGTGTCAATTCGCATGTTACGCTATTATGATGAAGTTGATTTATTAAAGCCAACAACTATTAATGAGGAATCTGGTTATAGACTTTATGACATAGAGGCTATTCCCAAACTTAAAAAAATTATTTTTTTAAGATATTTAAATTTTATGACTGCTGAAATAAAAGAGGCTCTTAAAGATTGGTCCGATAATGCATTAATTAAGTTGTTGAAAAATAAGGAATCAGAGATAGAAACGAATATTGCAATTGAAGCAGCAAAACTTGAAAAAATAAATAAAGCATTTTTAGATATTGGGGAAGCATTTATGGATGTTCATCAGAATGTTACAATAAAAGGATTAGAGAGCCAAAATGTAATTGTTCTCAGAGGTATTCTCGAAACCCCAGACACAGAATCTATCTTATGGCAACAACTATTTGATTTTATTATTAAAGAAAATATTAAGCTACCAAAAAATTACAGAAATATAGCTATTTTTCATGATTTAGAGCATAAGGAGCAAGATGTAGATGTTGAAGTTTGTATTGAAGTTGAGAAATTAAACATCAATCAAGGACCTATTATTTTTAGAGCAACAGAGCCTTTAAAGACTGTTGCATCCATGATGATTTATGGTCCTTTTAGTTATAATATTAAAAAGGGTTATTTTAAGTTAGCTGAATGGCTTTCTGCTCATCCCTATTATGAAATATTAGGTGCAAGTCGGCAGGTTTTACATAAAGGGCCAGGTAATGAGGAAAATCCAGAAAATTATATGACATAA